A single genomic interval of Terriglobus albidus harbors:
- a CDS encoding carboxypeptidase-like regulatory domain-containing protein — protein MKARIASHQRWGWNLAVRSFAIGMLCLLFAGAIGSLHGQVLQRLLGRVSDPSGAVVPEATVTITNEETGVVTTTQTSKTGDWVAPYLSPGRYTVSAARPGFTTAIETGVILNVGQLRSVDLELKIGATTESVTTTAHTLALDTVSADRQAVIEGTAVSDLPFNARNVMVSTIAVPGVGSKNGLNNQLPYGNITSGLVVNSSALSINMDGVNNMSTGFQTMSYLPLVDTVQEMVVDTTPYDAGAVGFATAGNLDVHLKSGTNTLHGTVYEYYKSTGLDANSYQNNYFGRPRASHKSNQYGFELDGPVRIPLVYNGVDRTFFTIAFENFRNLTPNPITTSVPGVFGGASWFTPINGYYQFNGLVQGNGAAITLYDPASPNAAARKSFLSEGAPNSYSIPVSRVNTAALNILKYYPAPNVAAPAGSAPWQNNYYFNGSIPSIYRNFMIKLDHNLSPNDRVSARWGWWNQFQTSNTNGFAANSPAVYGQFPNGQKFQTFFADWVHTFSAHAVFNFKASVNMDEAENKASIPFDTSSLGTPNVSAGVTQQSLLGFFPQVGLSGFAQMGSTATSIAIHNQLSILPSITLVHGPHDIHIGLDNREYQISAKQNAGGFTLTSNQQWTQASNANTADAASGLSIASFMLDHGYLSATASVPTAPNTVTGGLVQPAQEFRSFHYWGVFFQDNYKVKQNLTLNLGLRYDFPTQAVDRHNRYTNTFNSTVVNPISAAAGSVYTGGLTFSGVNGTPRTQIPRAWYLFEPRFGFSYSLNQKTVIKGGIGGTFNWAAYTGSQTGFSATTPLTASPTTLYTTPTSTLDTPFPGGYVSAPGASLGYLAGLGSNISYYSPDTRFGETWNYSLGIQRQLSRGDILDVSYEGKSFTKGPTGDDINVVPASWYAQCNAEIGGNPTLCTAANTANPFKGVNGFQGTNFYTASTVQSGVFKQAFPQYTAVFQNGAQNHNGLWLNSFQVSETHRFAHSLTSTASYAYSRIMDNNGWLDYTYRINARIQDQNDLNHRITFTGVYQLPVGRGQSFLGQANRLVDALLGGWKVGGLFLFETGRPWQPQCGGGQHAGLGGSTGCLETPFGLSPIKMARTVSGSGPQVIRGAAPCVGDRNATTGAIVLRASAISYGCQQANFVYKALYAPVQQITSFGIRLGNTSEFDANLSKSFKMWENYTLIFKVDAFNALNHAVWNNSYQTTNDANFGALLKGPTGQGNQPRQVQLSGTVRW, from the coding sequence GTGAAAGCACGTATAGCAAGTCATCAACGGTGGGGTTGGAATCTGGCAGTCAGGTCGTTCGCAATCGGTATGCTCTGCCTTCTGTTCGCCGGAGCAATCGGTTCCTTACATGGACAGGTCCTGCAGCGGCTTCTCGGGAGGGTCAGTGACCCCTCAGGCGCTGTTGTTCCCGAGGCGACCGTAACTATTACGAATGAAGAGACGGGGGTGGTGACGACGACACAGACCTCCAAAACAGGAGATTGGGTCGCGCCTTATCTCTCTCCCGGACGTTACACAGTCTCGGCCGCAAGGCCAGGTTTCACCACCGCCATCGAGACCGGAGTCATTCTGAACGTCGGACAACTACGGTCAGTCGATCTTGAATTGAAGATCGGTGCGACGACGGAGTCCGTCACCACAACGGCGCACACCCTGGCGCTCGACACGGTCTCGGCCGACAGGCAAGCGGTGATCGAAGGTACAGCGGTCTCTGATCTGCCCTTCAACGCCAGGAACGTGATGGTCAGCACCATCGCAGTCCCAGGAGTAGGCAGCAAGAACGGCCTTAACAATCAGCTTCCCTATGGCAATATCACCAGCGGCCTGGTGGTGAACAGCTCGGCGCTGTCGATCAACATGGACGGTGTAAATAACATGTCCACCGGCTTCCAGACGATGTCGTACCTTCCGTTGGTCGATACCGTCCAGGAGATGGTTGTGGACACCACGCCGTATGACGCCGGTGCGGTAGGCTTTGCGACGGCCGGCAATCTCGACGTCCACTTGAAGAGCGGAACAAATACGTTGCACGGAACCGTGTACGAGTACTACAAGAGCACCGGCCTGGATGCGAACAGCTACCAGAACAACTACTTCGGAAGACCGAGGGCGAGTCATAAGAGCAACCAATACGGTTTTGAGCTCGATGGACCGGTTCGTATCCCTCTCGTCTATAACGGTGTCGATAGAACCTTCTTCACCATCGCGTTTGAGAACTTCCGCAACCTGACGCCAAATCCGATCACAACGTCGGTTCCCGGAGTCTTTGGTGGAGCATCATGGTTCACGCCGATCAATGGCTATTACCAGTTCAATGGCCTCGTCCAGGGAAATGGTGCGGCTATTACGCTCTACGACCCTGCATCTCCGAATGCCGCGGCGCGTAAGTCGTTTCTCAGCGAGGGTGCGCCGAATAGCTATTCCATTCCTGTATCGCGGGTGAATACGGCGGCTCTGAATATCCTCAAGTACTATCCGGCTCCGAATGTCGCTGCTCCTGCGGGCTCGGCTCCCTGGCAGAACAACTACTACTTCAACGGATCGATTCCCAGCATCTACCGGAACTTCATGATCAAACTCGATCACAATCTCAGTCCGAACGACCGCGTATCGGCCCGCTGGGGTTGGTGGAATCAGTTCCAGACAAGCAACACAAACGGCTTTGCCGCGAATAGTCCGGCGGTCTATGGCCAGTTCCCGAATGGGCAGAAATTCCAGACCTTCTTCGCCGACTGGGTACATACCTTCAGTGCGCACGCGGTCTTCAACTTCAAGGCGAGCGTCAATATGGACGAAGCGGAGAACAAGGCATCCATCCCCTTCGATACGAGTTCTCTGGGGACTCCGAATGTATCTGCGGGGGTGACGCAACAGAGCCTTCTCGGGTTCTTCCCGCAAGTAGGCCTCAGCGGATTTGCGCAGATGGGATCAACGGCAACGTCGATTGCCATCCACAATCAACTCAGCATCCTGCCATCCATCACACTGGTCCACGGTCCGCATGATATCCATATCGGACTGGACAACCGTGAGTACCAGATATCCGCGAAGCAGAATGCCGGTGGGTTCACCCTCACCTCGAACCAGCAGTGGACGCAGGCAAGCAATGCGAACACGGCGGATGCCGCCTCCGGCCTCTCGATTGCGTCGTTTATGTTGGACCACGGATATCTTTCGGCAACCGCTTCTGTCCCCACGGCCCCGAACACGGTCACTGGCGGTCTGGTTCAGCCGGCGCAGGAGTTCCGCTCGTTCCACTACTGGGGCGTCTTCTTCCAGGACAACTACAAGGTCAAACAGAATCTGACGCTCAATCTGGGATTGCGCTATGACTTCCCGACACAGGCCGTCGATCGTCACAACCGCTATACCAACACCTTCAACTCGACTGTCGTGAATCCCATCAGTGCGGCGGCGGGAAGCGTGTACACGGGCGGCCTTACCTTCTCCGGCGTGAATGGAACTCCGCGAACCCAGATCCCGCGAGCATGGTACCTGTTTGAACCGCGCTTCGGCTTCTCGTACAGCCTCAACCAGAAAACTGTGATCAAGGGAGGCATTGGAGGCACCTTCAACTGGGCGGCATATACCGGCTCGCAGACCGGATTCAGCGCGACAACGCCGCTTACTGCCTCTCCGACGACCCTCTACACAACGCCGACGTCAACGCTCGATACTCCATTTCCCGGTGGCTATGTTTCTGCTCCAGGAGCGTCGTTGGGATATCTTGCCGGTCTCGGCTCAAACATCAGTTATTACAGCCCGGACACGCGCTTCGGCGAGACCTGGAACTACTCCCTCGGTATTCAGCGGCAGTTGAGCCGAGGAGACATCCTTGATGTCAGCTACGAAGGGAAGTCCTTCACCAAGGGACCGACCGGCGACGACATCAACGTTGTGCCTGCGAGCTGGTACGCGCAGTGCAATGCCGAGATCGGTGGCAATCCCACTCTCTGCACCGCTGCGAATACGGCGAATCCCTTCAAGGGCGTCAATGGGTTTCAGGGAACGAACTTTTACACCGCGTCCACGGTGCAGAGTGGAGTCTTCAAGCAAGCCTTCCCGCAGTACACGGCGGTCTTCCAAAACGGAGCCCAGAACCATAACGGCCTGTGGCTGAACTCGTTCCAGGTCTCCGAGACTCATCGCTTTGCCCATAGCCTTACGTCCACCGCGAGCTATGCCTATTCCAGAATCATGGATAACAATGGATGGCTCGACTACACCTATCGCATCAACGCGAGAATCCAGGATCAGAACGACCTGAATCATCGCATCACGTTCACTGGTGTTTATCAGCTACCGGTCGGAAGAGGACAATCTTTCCTCGGGCAGGCAAACCGCCTCGTAGATGCGCTTCTCGGAGGATGGAAGGTCGGTGGGCTCTTCCTCTTTGAGACCGGCAGACCATGGCAGCCGCAATGCGGCGGTGGGCAGCACGCTGGTCTGGGTGGATCGACAGGCTGCCTGGAAACTCCCTTCGGCCTGAGCCCGATCAAAATGGCACGCACTGTGTCTGGTTCGGGGCCTCAGGTGATTCGCGGTGCAGCACCATGCGTGGGCGATCGCAATGCAACCACCGGAGCGATTGTTCTTCGCGCCTCGGCGATCTCCTACGGATGCCAACAGGCGAACTTCGTCTACAAGGCGCTCTATGCACCGGTGCAGCAGATCACGTCGTTCGGCATCCGGCTCGGAAACACGTCGGAGTTTGACGCTAATCTCAGCAAGAGCTTCAAGATGTGGGAGAACTACACCCTCATCTTCAAGGTCGATGCTTTCAACGCGCTCAATCATGCGGTCTGGAATAACAGCTATCAGACTACGAACGATGCTAACTTCGGCGCCCTGTTGAAGGGACCGACGGGGCAGGGCAATCAACCGCGACAGGTCCAGTTATCCGGCACTGTCCGCTGGTAA
- a CDS encoding family 43 glycosylhydrolase, translating to MKRSRWLFTLVSSICVGVMLQQACSAQEKIIRPGDVWLDDRGRSIEAHGGGILKVKDTYFWFGEDRTPTNDPDKRYVSCYSSTDLVHWKFRNQVLKLSNPENLTNWILERPKVFYNRQTKKFVMYAHLDAAGYKLARVAVAVSDAVDGDYKYVKSFRPLDQESRDIGQFIDDDGAAYLIFESRPTHGFFIAKLSNDYLSIEKQVSFIQAPLEGGAIVHYKGLYYVLGSHLTGWKPNPNVYATSKSLAGPWSEFKDVAPPEVNTYASQSSMLVKVTGTKDTTVIYIGDRWKPSALTDSRYIWMPLAIGEGNMKLPEPRPWTLDVKSGIAAVLP from the coding sequence ATGAAGAGGTCGAGGTGGCTGTTCACGTTGGTTTCCAGCATTTGTGTGGGTGTCATGTTGCAGCAAGCGTGCTCAGCACAGGAGAAGATCATTCGGCCGGGAGATGTATGGCTTGATGACCGTGGGCGTTCCATTGAGGCGCACGGTGGTGGGATCCTGAAGGTGAAGGATACGTACTTCTGGTTTGGAGAAGACCGCACTCCCACGAATGATCCCGATAAGCGTTATGTCTCCTGCTATTCCTCAACAGACCTGGTGCATTGGAAGTTTCGCAACCAGGTGTTGAAGCTGAGCAATCCTGAGAACCTTACCAACTGGATTCTGGAACGGCCGAAGGTCTTCTACAACAGGCAAACGAAGAAGTTTGTCATGTATGCCCACCTGGATGCTGCTGGCTACAAGCTTGCGCGCGTGGCCGTTGCGGTGAGCGACGCGGTAGATGGCGACTACAAGTACGTGAAGAGCTTTCGTCCTCTCGATCAGGAGAGCCGCGATATCGGTCAGTTTATCGATGATGATGGCGCTGCCTACCTGATCTTCGAATCGCGTCCGACGCACGGATTCTTTATCGCCAAACTCTCAAACGATTATCTGTCGATCGAAAAGCAGGTCAGCTTTATCCAGGCTCCGCTCGAAGGCGGAGCGATTGTGCATTACAAGGGGCTGTACTACGTTCTTGGCTCGCATCTCACCGGCTGGAAGCCAAACCCCAACGTCTATGCCACGTCCAAGTCACTGGCGGGGCCATGGAGTGAGTTCAAGGATGTCGCTCCACCGGAAGTGAACACCTATGCCTCGCAGTCGAGCATGTTGGTCAAAGTTACCGGGACGAAAGATACAACCGTGATCTATATCGGCGACCGCTGGAAGCCGTCTGCGCTCACTGATAGCCGCTATATCTGGATGCCGCTCGCGATCGGGGAAGGAAACATGAAGCTGCCTGAGCCAAGGCCGTGGACCCTGGACGTAAAGAGCGGCATAGCGGCGGTTCTTCCATAG
- a CDS encoding TIM-barrel domain-containing protein has protein sequence MSSNRITRRSLAKRLLMTSAAASTPGVLFAQEKEQSSRQAADWTEVRPGVWRARIGTPESYTPVSGRLVDPQINGFDRLPHVAESPLPSISGTISIRGTVVQLPLRPNELVFGLGLQLLSFDQRGKKKTIRVNADPRFDSGDSHAPVPFYVTTKGVGILVDTTRYATFFVGNARPKPEEPATNVSNVNPDPNYTHNIETDDQGQVTVEIPNAAGVDVYLFAGPSMLDAVRRYNVFSGGGFVPPEWGLGFWYRADSRATSQRVVSLMKEFRDRKIPCDVFGLEPGWQSHSYSCTFAWEGQRFPEPTAFLSEMKALNCRVNLWEHAFVHPASPMFPAMRSLSGDYGVWGGLTPDFADPAARRVFGEYHGKTFVDAGVSGFKLDECDNSDYTGGWSFPELSRFPSGLDGEQMHSVFGLRYQFTIWDEYRKRNLKTYGLVRSSGALAAPYPFVLYSDLYNHRDFIRGLANSGFSGLLWCPEVRDAASEEDLLRRLQSVVFSPLALVNGWYIKSPPWRQLNRKLNNAGQDMANWEATESRCREIIGWRMSLIPYLKSAFHRYAADGTPPFRALVMDWPTDARLTKVDDQYMIGDRMMVAPLFAGEAKREVVFPGGSDWHDLWTGELIKGGTTITVDRTAEKIPVYVKAGSIVPWADVGAHTAAPESRRLSARVYGNGSLSFKFEGDAGAEMRWSGGKGAVAGETDYRIHHWQHLG, from the coding sequence ATGTCATCGAATCGGATTACGAGAAGAAGCCTGGCGAAACGTCTCCTGATGACGAGCGCTGCAGCCTCAACGCCAGGAGTATTGTTTGCTCAGGAGAAAGAACAGTCATCACGGCAAGCAGCAGACTGGACCGAGGTTCGCCCGGGTGTATGGAGAGCACGCATTGGAACTCCGGAGTCCTACACCCCGGTCTCAGGCCGGCTGGTGGATCCGCAGATCAACGGATTTGATCGCCTGCCTCATGTGGCCGAATCTCCACTTCCTTCTATCTCAGGCACTATTTCCATCCGCGGAACAGTCGTTCAATTGCCGCTCCGGCCCAACGAGCTTGTCTTCGGCTTAGGGTTGCAACTTCTTTCCTTCGATCAACGCGGGAAGAAGAAGACCATCCGCGTGAATGCCGATCCCAGGTTTGATTCAGGAGACTCTCACGCCCCCGTGCCGTTTTACGTCACGACCAAGGGCGTAGGGATCCTGGTCGATACCACTCGTTACGCAACCTTCTTTGTCGGGAACGCACGGCCCAAGCCGGAGGAGCCGGCAACGAACGTCAGCAACGTCAATCCTGATCCGAATTACACACACAACATTGAGACGGACGATCAGGGGCAGGTTACGGTGGAGATCCCGAACGCCGCTGGCGTCGATGTCTATCTCTTCGCCGGGCCGAGCATGCTGGATGCCGTGCGTCGTTATAACGTCTTTTCTGGCGGTGGTTTTGTTCCGCCGGAGTGGGGGCTGGGGTTCTGGTATCGGGCAGATTCACGGGCGACATCGCAGAGAGTCGTGTCACTCATGAAAGAGTTCCGTGATCGCAAAATCCCCTGCGATGTCTTCGGATTGGAGCCGGGCTGGCAGAGTCACTCGTACTCCTGCACCTTTGCGTGGGAGGGGCAACGGTTTCCGGAGCCGACAGCATTCCTGTCGGAGATGAAGGCGTTGAACTGCCGCGTCAATCTCTGGGAGCACGCTTTCGTCCATCCGGCTTCACCCATGTTTCCCGCAATGCGGTCACTGTCGGGAGACTATGGCGTTTGGGGAGGTCTGACTCCGGACTTTGCGGATCCTGCAGCAAGACGCGTGTTCGGCGAATACCATGGCAAGACCTTTGTCGATGCGGGTGTCAGCGGTTTCAAGCTGGATGAATGCGACAACTCTGACTACACCGGAGGCTGGTCGTTTCCTGAGCTCAGCCGTTTTCCCTCAGGGCTGGATGGGGAACAGATGCACAGCGTGTTTGGTCTTCGCTATCAATTCACCATCTGGGATGAGTATCGCAAGCGGAATCTGAAGACCTACGGTCTGGTGCGTTCCAGCGGCGCCCTGGCTGCGCCTTACCCCTTTGTTCTCTATAGCGATCTGTATAACCATCGAGACTTCATTCGCGGCTTGGCAAACTCCGGCTTTAGCGGTTTGCTGTGGTGTCCGGAGGTACGCGATGCCGCCAGCGAAGAGGATCTGCTGAGGCGCCTGCAAAGCGTCGTCTTCTCGCCGCTGGCGCTTGTGAATGGTTGGTACATCAAGAGTCCGCCGTGGCGACAACTGAATCGCAAGCTGAATAATGCGGGACAGGACATGGCCAACTGGGAGGCGACTGAGTCGCGCTGCCGCGAGATTATCGGCTGGCGCATGAGCCTGATCCCATATCTGAAGAGCGCATTTCATCGCTATGCGGCGGACGGAACTCCTCCGTTCCGCGCACTGGTGATGGACTGGCCGACTGATGCCCGCCTGACCAAAGTGGACGATCAATACATGATCGGCGATCGCATGATGGTGGCTCCGTTGTTCGCCGGAGAGGCAAAGAGGGAAGTTGTTTTCCCCGGCGGGAGCGACTGGCATGATTTATGGACAGGAGAGCTGATCAAGGGCGGCACTACAATTACAGTCGATCGAACTGCCGAGAAGATTCCTGTGTATGTGAAGGCTGGCAGCATTGTGCCCTGGGCCGATGTGGGAGCTCATACAGCCGCGCCGGAGTCCAGGCGTCTATCGGCGCGGGTATACGGTAATGGATCACTGAGCTTCAAGTTCGAGGGCGATGCCGGCGCGGAGATGCGGTGGTCTGGCGGGAAAGGGGCAGTCGCCGGTGAGACGGACTATCGCATTCATCACTGGCAGCACCTCGGTTGA
- a CDS encoding SDR family NAD(P)-dependent oxidoreductase, whose amino-acid sequence MAAQFGYTTTTDEVLAGISLKGKRILVTGVSAGLGVETARALAAHGADVVGAARDLQKAKRATAEITKAAEAGGGGFELIELDLASLKSVRAAADRLVAAGKPFDVIIANAGVMATPLGKTEDGFETQFGTNHLGHFVFINRIASLIKDGGRLVNLASSGHRFSNIDLNDPNFETTPYEPFIAYGRSKTANILFAVEFDRRHRGRGVRAAAVHPGGIMTELARHMDPGAIEKMVDAINEQLANEGKSGFEFKTIPQGSSTSVWAAVVAGSDEVGGQYCENCHVGHIVADDVVISAISEGVRGYALDPANAAGLWKKSEEMVGETFA is encoded by the coding sequence ATGGCAGCGCAGTTTGGATACACAACAACCACCGATGAGGTTCTTGCCGGTATCAGCCTGAAGGGCAAACGAATTCTAGTCACTGGCGTCTCCGCCGGTCTGGGTGTGGAGACGGCCCGCGCCCTTGCGGCGCATGGAGCAGATGTCGTCGGAGCCGCGCGTGACCTGCAAAAGGCGAAGCGAGCCACCGCAGAGATCACCAAAGCGGCTGAGGCCGGCGGCGGTGGCTTTGAGTTGATTGAGCTGGACCTCGCCAGCCTGAAGAGCGTCCGCGCGGCCGCTGACAGGCTGGTCGCTGCAGGCAAGCCTTTCGATGTGATCATCGCGAACGCAGGCGTAATGGCAACTCCCTTGGGCAAAACCGAGGACGGATTCGAGACGCAGTTCGGCACCAACCATCTGGGCCACTTTGTCTTCATCAACCGCATTGCATCGCTCATCAAGGATGGAGGCCGTCTGGTAAACCTTGCCTCATCCGGTCATCGTTTCTCGAATATCGATTTGAACGACCCGAACTTCGAAACCACTCCGTATGAACCCTTCATTGCCTATGGACGCTCGAAGACGGCTAACATTCTGTTTGCCGTGGAGTTCGACCGCCGTCATCGCGGGCGCGGCGTACGCGCGGCCGCGGTACATCCCGGCGGAATTATGACCGAGCTGGCGCGTCACATGGATCCCGGAGCCATCGAGAAGATGGTCGACGCGATCAATGAGCAGCTCGCCAACGAAGGCAAGAGCGGCTTCGAGTTCAAGACCATTCCGCAGGGTTCCTCAACCTCTGTCTGGGCGGCTGTGGTCGCCGGTAGCGATGAGGTCGGCGGTCAGTACTGCGAGAATTGCCACGTTGGCCATATCGTTGCAGACGACGTAGTGATCAGCGCCATCAGCGAAGGCGTTCGCGGCTACGCTCTCGACCCCGCAAATGCGGCAGGTCTCTGGAAGAAGAGCGAAGAGATGGTGGGCGAGACCTTCGCGTAA
- a CDS encoding TetR/AcrR family transcriptional regulator: MAGRSAPPVARKPRADALRNRERILAVAKKAFTRSGANASLDEIAKQAEVGPGTLYRHFPTRDDLLAAVYRSEVEKLGEAQERFSASMPPIEALREWLLLFVDYIAAKKIIAPALESIAGGPSRLYENTTGVLTGAINTLVRRAVESGDVLPDTDPMDLLRAVYGVSSVAPDVDWTASARRMVEILIRGLRP; this comes from the coding sequence ATGGCTGGAAGATCCGCTCCTCCTGTTGCCCGTAAACCGCGCGCCGACGCACTGCGGAATCGCGAGCGAATTCTTGCAGTTGCGAAGAAGGCGTTTACGCGCAGTGGAGCCAATGCCAGTCTGGATGAGATCGCCAAACAGGCCGAAGTAGGACCGGGAACACTCTATCGTCACTTTCCGACTCGTGATGATCTGCTGGCAGCGGTCTACCGTTCGGAAGTTGAGAAGCTGGGTGAGGCGCAGGAGCGATTCTCGGCATCCATGCCGCCAATCGAGGCGCTGCGGGAGTGGCTGCTGCTCTTTGTCGATTACATTGCGGCTAAGAAGATCATTGCGCCGGCTCTTGAATCAATCGCCGGAGGGCCGTCGCGGCTCTACGAAAACACGACAGGTGTTTTAACGGGAGCGATCAACACGCTGGTCCGGCGTGCTGTCGAGAGCGGCGATGTGTTGCCGGATACGGATCCTATGGATCTGCTCCGCGCGGTCTACGGAGTGAGCAGCGTGGCTCCGGACGTGGATTGGACAGCCAGCGCCAGGCGCATGGTGGAGATTCTTATTCGCGGTCTGCGACCTTAG
- a CDS encoding BlaI/MecI/CopY family transcriptional regulator codes for MKKNAPLPLPTEAELEILNVLWNSGPSTVREVHAVLGRDTGYTTVLKQMQVMAAKGLLSRSERFRSHVYEARLPKQETQQRLAGNLLNRAFEGSASHLVLGALSSKPVSAKELAEIRRILDDFERGSK; via the coding sequence ATGAAGAAGAATGCACCACTGCCGCTGCCAACAGAGGCCGAGCTCGAGATTCTGAATGTTCTCTGGAACTCCGGTCCTTCTACGGTTCGTGAAGTCCATGCTGTTCTGGGGCGTGATACCGGCTACACCACGGTGCTGAAACAGATGCAGGTGATGGCTGCAAAGGGATTGCTCAGCCGCAGCGAACGTTTCCGTTCCCACGTGTACGAGGCACGCCTGCCCAAACAGGAGACGCAACAGCGGCTTGCAGGCAATCTGCTGAACCGTGCCTTTGAAGGCTCGGCGTCTCACCTGGTGCTGGGTGCTCTCTCTTCCAAGCCGGTCTCCGCGAAGGAACTCGCTGAGATCCGGCGCATCCTCGACGACTTTGAAAGGGGATCGAAATGA
- a CDS encoding M56 family metallopeptidase, whose protein sequence is MTTGQYLAHVFGWTLLHFCWQGTLIALLLACVLALLSKHSPQLRYGVCCAALALNLVTLAITFERVAVNDGGRLRHAVVSPNGWFGGVPEDLVQVTPSRLDELEQALDHSLPVVVIVWSLGFALCVTRLSLGLAAARRLRLTGTMPASIEETHLFLALRERIGIDRPVRLLRSAVVQVPAVVGWLRPVVLIPIGALAGLSQVQIEAIFAHELAHIRRHDYLVGILQSVAESLLFYHPAVWWISHQIRKERELCCDDLAVSWTGDPVLYAHALFQLAAQRSNSPAITLNANGGSLTMRIRRLLNQNNPPAVQPFAVLSVLALAFIVAGVCFSSAQAQHSLTAVDRLNMIHAITGVHSVIDTASKESSDLMVAKVAQPAQPLLTTADLSTLAVADQKEQEKKKPIRVSASIMAGQIVSTVNPVYPEAARKARIEGTVVLHAIISETGDVMALQVLSGPTALLDSAIDAVQQWKYKPYLLNGQPIEVSTTISVTYSISDESSAVAPCTTQNSGCTMPVLLSAVEPEYPSQAREAKSSGVVIVSLTVDEKGTPQNLAVFSSAGHGFDEKALEAVRRYRFQPATRNGLPTVAELKITVNFQLF, encoded by the coding sequence ATGACGACCGGCCAATATCTTGCTCATGTCTTCGGATGGACGCTGCTTCATTTCTGCTGGCAGGGAACGCTGATCGCTCTTCTGCTGGCTTGCGTTCTCGCGTTGCTCTCAAAGCATTCCCCGCAACTTCGTTACGGTGTCTGTTGCGCGGCGCTCGCCCTGAATCTCGTCACGCTTGCAATTACGTTCGAACGCGTAGCAGTGAATGACGGGGGGCGTCTGCGGCATGCCGTCGTAAGTCCAAATGGATGGTTTGGAGGCGTGCCGGAGGACCTGGTCCAAGTGACCCCATCGCGGTTGGATGAACTCGAACAGGCGCTTGATCATTCGTTGCCGGTCGTTGTCATCGTGTGGAGCCTTGGCTTTGCGCTCTGCGTTACTCGTCTGAGCCTGGGACTTGCTGCTGCAAGACGTCTGAGGCTGACTGGTACGATGCCGGCGTCTATAGAAGAGACGCATCTATTCCTTGCTCTCCGCGAACGTATCGGCATCGATCGTCCTGTCAGATTGTTGCGCTCGGCGGTGGTGCAGGTGCCGGCGGTCGTGGGTTGGCTGCGGCCAGTCGTTCTAATCCCGATAGGCGCGCTCGCTGGTCTGTCTCAGGTGCAGATTGAGGCTATCTTTGCGCATGAGTTGGCGCATATTCGCCGTCACGACTATCTGGTCGGTATCCTGCAGTCCGTTGCTGAATCGCTGCTCTTCTATCATCCGGCCGTCTGGTGGATCTCGCACCAGATCCGTAAAGAGCGTGAGCTCTGCTGCGACGATCTCGCGGTCTCCTGGACCGGCGATCCGGTTCTCTATGCACATGCGCTCTTTCAGCTTGCAGCGCAGCGGTCCAATTCACCTGCAATCACACTCAATGCCAACGGAGGCTCTCTCACGATGCGTATCCGCCGTCTGCTCAACCAGAACAATCCGCCGGCCGTTCAACCTTTTGCGGTACTCTCTGTGCTTGCACTCGCGTTCATCGTAGCTGGTGTCTGTTTCAGCAGTGCACAAGCACAACACTCACTCACCGCAGTCGACCGGTTGAATATGATTCATGCCATCACGGGTGTGCATTCTGTCATCGACACGGCCTCCAAAGAGAGCAGCGATCTGATGGTTGCAAAGGTCGCTCAGCCCGCACAGCCGCTGCTTACTACCGCTGACTTATCGACGCTCGCTGTGGCTGATCAGAAGGAACAGGAAAAGAAGAAACCGATCAGGGTCTCCGCTTCGATTATGGCTGGTCAAATCGTTTCGACGGTAAACCCCGTTTATCCCGAAGCGGCCAGAAAGGCGCGGATCGAGGGAACCGTCGTGTTGCATGCGATCATCTCAGAGACCGGCGATGTCATGGCGCTTCAGGTGCTCAGCGGTCCTACAGCGCTTCTTGATAGTGCTATCGACGCAGTGCAGCAGTGGAAGTACAAGCCCTATCTGTTGAATGGGCAGCCAATCGAAGTTTCAACGACCATAAGTGTGACCTATTCGATCAGCGATGAATCCTCAGCCGTGGCTCCATGCACGACCCAGAACTCGGGATGCACGATGCCGGTGCTGCTCTCTGCAGTAGAGCCCGAGTATCCATCCCAGGCGCGCGAGGCGAAGTCGTCCGGGGTTGTGATCGTGAGCCTTACCGTCGATGAGAAGGGCACTCCGCAGAACCTCGCCGTATTCAGCTCTGCAGGGCATGGCTTTGACGAGAAGGCGCTCGAAGCGGTTCGCAGATACAGATTTCAGCCGGCGACAAGGAACGGTCTTCCAACAGTTGCGGAGCTGAAGATCACAGTTAACTTCCAGTTGTTCTAG